A window of Rufibacter sp. LB8 contains these coding sequences:
- a CDS encoding type II toxin-antitoxin system VapC family toxin, translating into MEYLLDTNICIYIIKKKPVMVLGRFRGLELGSVGISTITLAELEYGIRKSANPLKNKEALNQFLVPLDIIDFDYNATIEYGKVRADLEKLGTPIGPLDTLIAAHALSLKVTLVTNNEKEFSWVQGLKIENWAK; encoded by the coding sequence ATGGAATATCTGCTAGATACCAACATCTGCATTTACATCATCAAGAAAAAGCCTGTGATGGTGTTGGGACGGTTCAGAGGATTGGAGCTGGGTAGCGTTGGTATCTCTACCATCACCTTGGCGGAACTGGAATACGGTATAAGAAAAAGTGCCAATCCGCTCAAAAACAAAGAGGCGTTAAACCAGTTCCTTGTGCCCTTAGATATTATTGACTTTGACTATAACGCCACAATAGAATATGGCAAGGTCAGGGCTGATTTGGAGAAACTGGGCACGCCTATCGGGCCACTAGATACTTTAATTGCCGCACATGCCCTAAGTCTAAAGGTTACTCTCGTCACCAACAATGAAAAAGAGTTCTCTTGGGTGCAAGGTTTGAAAATTGAGAACTGGGCGAAGTAA
- a CDS encoding M56 family metallopeptidase, with product MPKLLLYLLQVNVGLVLLYLLYQLALRQTTFYTWNRFFLLAGLVLTAVLPLVDFEKLFLEQPQLYQTISIYVYAWPAYEPVTQETAFDYGLIPVWLFWLGFCVMAVRFCVQLASLYSIHRKSAPKSYQGIAFREVAQDLPPFSFGTTIYFSAQRHPQEDWLAILKHEHTHVRQLHTLDILLVEMLTLVHWFNPVIWQLRKALKQNLEFLTDQQTVQAGIDRKRYQFSLLQTARASPFSLSASFSYHSLKHRIMMMNKTPSARVQALRFLVAIPLLGLSLVSLQLLALENPAELLQQAAQNKPSKALATDQPEDYDTFMARNPTVKRLGWNKENFYVHLKSGKTETYPRTKQGLASATKKYGTLPPPPPPPPPPPYRKDWPKDFLARNPSVKGFTSSEGTFYIILKNGEVETFDQTKEGVAALEKKYGSLPAPPPPVRKKAAPAKKKNSAGSVKFMPPVVKPQAGVSHQPLRYNGAFQLNPTC from the coding sequence ATGCCGAAGCTGTTACTGTATCTGTTGCAGGTGAACGTGGGGTTGGTGCTGTTGTACTTGCTGTACCAACTGGCCCTGCGGCAAACTACGTTTTACACCTGGAACCGCTTTTTCCTGTTGGCGGGTCTGGTGTTAACGGCGGTGCTGCCGCTGGTTGACTTTGAAAAACTATTTCTGGAGCAACCCCAGCTTTACCAGACCATTTCTATTTATGTGTATGCCTGGCCTGCCTACGAGCCAGTGACCCAAGAGACGGCGTTTGATTACGGGCTGATTCCGGTTTGGCTGTTTTGGCTGGGGTTTTGTGTGATGGCCGTTCGGTTCTGCGTGCAGTTGGCATCTTTGTACAGCATTCATCGGAAATCTGCGCCGAAAAGTTATCAGGGCATAGCGTTTAGGGAAGTTGCACAGGATTTGCCCCCGTTTTCCTTCGGGACCACCATTTATTTCAGTGCCCAGCGGCACCCGCAGGAAGATTGGCTAGCCATTCTCAAACACGAGCACACGCATGTTAGGCAGTTGCATACCCTGGATATTCTGCTGGTGGAAATGCTCACGCTGGTGCACTGGTTTAACCCCGTGATTTGGCAGTTGCGCAAAGCGCTCAAACAGAACTTGGAATTCCTCACAGACCAGCAAACCGTGCAGGCGGGCATTGACCGGAAACGGTACCAGTTCTCTTTGCTGCAAACGGCTCGGGCCTCGCCTTTCTCTTTATCGGCTTCTTTCAGTTATCACTCTTTAAAACACAGAATCATGATGATGAACAAAACGCCCTCGGCCAGGGTGCAGGCGCTACGGTTCCTGGTGGCCATCCCGTTGCTAGGCTTGTCGTTGGTTTCGCTGCAATTACTGGCTCTGGAAAATCCCGCTGAACTGCTCCAGCAAGCTGCTCAAAACAAACCCAGCAAAGCCCTGGCCACTGACCAGCCAGAAGATTATGACACCTTTATGGCGCGCAACCCCACAGTCAAGCGCCTGGGCTGGAACAAGGAGAATTTTTATGTGCATTTAAAATCTGGCAAAACTGAAACTTATCCGCGTACCAAGCAGGGATTAGCCTCAGCTACTAAGAAATATGGTACGTTGCCTCCTCCGCCCCCACCGCCGCCGCCCCCACCCTATAGAAAAGACTGGCCGAAGGATTTCCTGGCGCGCAACCCCAGCGTGAAAGGCTTCACCAGTTCTGAGGGCACGTTCTACATCATCCTGAAAAACGGCGAAGTAGAAACCTTTGACCAGACCAAGGAAGGCGTTGCCGCATTGGAGAAAAAGTACGGCTCACTTCCGGCCCCGCCGCCACCTGTGCGTAAGAAAGCTGCGCCTGCTAAAAAGAAAAATAGTGCTGGCTCTGTGAAGTTTATGCCGCCGGTGGTTAAACCCCAAGCCGGTGTAAGTCACCAACCACTTAGGTACAACGGTGCCTTCCAATTGAACCCAACTTGTTAA
- a CDS encoding antitoxin, whose product MAFETISIQNESGSQAIRIPESHKINDDKVYVKRLGNALYLIPFHNPWQNLFESLDKFTPDFMENSDQPADQTREALD is encoded by the coding sequence ATGGCCTTCGAGACAATCAGCATACAGAATGAATCTGGCTCCCAAGCAATTCGTATTCCCGAGAGCCATAAAATCAACGATGATAAAGTCTATGTGAAAAGGCTGGGGAATGCCCTGTACCTTATTCCGTTTCACAACCCATGGCAGAACCTTTTTGAAAGCCTTGATAAATTCACGCCAGATTTCATGGAGAATTCAGACCAACCAGCAGATCAAACCCGGGAAGCGTTAGACTGA
- a CDS encoding BlaI/MecI/CopY family transcriptional regulator has translation MEKLTQQEEEAMQVIWELGGGFIKDFLEKLPEPKPPYTTLASTVKNLEKKAFVQGEKLGNTYRYSPLIKAEEYKKKFMKGFVGNYFQNSYKELVAFFVKEKQLSPEELKEIVQMIENQKPD, from the coding sequence ATGGAAAAATTAACGCAGCAGGAAGAAGAAGCCATGCAGGTGATTTGGGAATTGGGCGGCGGCTTTATCAAAGATTTTCTGGAGAAGCTTCCGGAGCCCAAGCCGCCCTACACCACGCTGGCTTCCACGGTGAAAAACCTGGAGAAAAAGGCGTTTGTGCAGGGCGAAAAGCTGGGCAACACCTACCGCTACTCGCCGCTGATTAAAGCTGAGGAATACAAGAAGAAGTTCATGAAGGGCTTTGTGGGCAATTATTTCCAGAACTCATACAAAGAACTAGTGGCCTTCTTCGTGAAGGAGAAACAACTCAGCCCAGAGGAGCTCAAAGAGATTGTACAGATGATTGAAAACCAAAAACCCGACTGA
- a CDS encoding ABC transporter permease, with protein sequence MMSLLRIELKKVLPYRTFWVILGLQLLLMFLFFYVRGHVQINGKMAGADLYQFPNIWPNLVYVCSYLNLIPSILLIILVTDEYTFRTLRQQVIDGFSRAEVVQGKYTSAVLLALVCAFFAVALGLGFGLYFGDAANRGQVFSQLESVGYYLVQLLGYLPLAMLFGFLFKKSGLAILAFMAYTLVVEPLIHWKLPDYIDKFLPIKALGSLTPNPNSALVQMVLGETEVLTPMQALAPAIGYIALFCLLSYALLRSRDL encoded by the coding sequence ATGATGTCACTTTTGCGCATAGAACTCAAGAAAGTTCTCCCGTACCGCACCTTCTGGGTGATTCTGGGTTTGCAGCTGCTGCTTATGTTCCTATTTTTCTACGTGCGCGGCCACGTGCAGATAAACGGCAAAATGGCGGGGGCGGATCTTTATCAATTCCCCAACATCTGGCCGAATCTGGTGTACGTCTGCAGTTACCTGAACTTGATTCCCAGCATTTTATTGATAATTCTGGTCACCGATGAATACACGTTCAGAACGCTCAGGCAACAGGTGATAGACGGTTTCTCCCGCGCCGAAGTGGTGCAAGGCAAATATACCTCGGCGGTGTTGCTGGCTTTGGTGTGCGCGTTTTTCGCGGTGGCGCTGGGTCTGGGGTTTGGGCTGTATTTTGGTGATGCGGCCAACCGGGGCCAGGTGTTCAGCCAATTGGAGTCGGTGGGGTATTACCTGGTGCAGCTGCTGGGGTATCTGCCGCTGGCCATGCTGTTCGGGTTTCTGTTCAAGAAAAGCGGACTGGCCATTCTGGCGTTCATGGCCTACACGCTGGTGGTGGAACCCCTCATCCACTGGAAACTACCCGACTACATAGACAAATTCCTGCCCATTAAAGCCTTGGGCAGCCTTACGCCCAACCCCAACAGCGCTTTGGTGCAGATGGTACTGGGCGAAACCGAAGTGCTCACGCCCATGCAGGCGCTGGCCCCGGCCATTGGCTACATAGCGTTGTTCTGCCTGCTCAGCTATGCACTGCTGCGCTCCCGCGATTTATAA
- a CDS encoding 2Fe-2S iron-sulfur cluster-binding protein — translation MQEDITVYVENPAGAREAVPVPTDMGLSLMEALKAHEFNIQATCGGMALCATCHVELLESPELPEPSDDELYMLENLPDQRPGSRLSCQIKVTPELDGAVLRVMADFE, via the coding sequence ATGCAAGAAGACATCACCGTTTACGTAGAAAACCCCGCCGGTGCCCGCGAAGCCGTGCCCGTGCCTACCGACATGGGCCTGAGCTTAATGGAAGCACTGAAAGCCCACGAGTTCAACATACAGGCTACCTGCGGCGGAATGGCCCTGTGTGCCACCTGCCACGTGGAACTTCTGGAATCGCCGGAATTGCCGGAGCCCTCAGACGATGAACTCTACATGCTGGAGAACCTCCCCGACCAACGCCCCGGCAGCCGCCTGTCTTGCCAAATCAAAGTCACGCCAGAATTAGACGGTGCGGTGCTGCGCGTGATGGCTGATTTTGAATAA
- a CDS encoding bifunctional 3,4-dihydroxy-2-butanone-4-phosphate synthase/GTP cyclohydrolase II yields the protein MLDKIEDAIADIKAGKVIIVVDDDDRENEGDFICAAEKITPEIVNFMATHGRGLICTPLTEERCDELGLELMVGRNTALHATPFTVSVDLLGHGCTTGISASDRAKTILALADPATDPASLGKPGHIFPLRARKEGVIRRAGHTEAAVDLAMLAGLAPAGVLVEIMNEDGTMARMPDLEKVAERFDLKLISIKDLITYRLQKESLIEREIAVELPTSWGNFDLYAYTQRSNQAKHLALVKGTFEPGEPVLVRVHSSCVTGDIFGSCRCDCGPQLHRAMERIEQEGKGVLVYMNQEGRGIGLLNKLKAYKLQEQGLDTVEANLQLGFGTDERDYGVGAQILRDLGVTKMRLLSNNPRKRTGLIGYGLEIVEQVPIEIVPNEHNQRYLTTKRDKMGHTILK from the coding sequence ATGCTAGACAAGATAGAAGACGCTATTGCAGATATAAAAGCCGGCAAGGTAATTATTGTGGTAGATGATGATGACCGCGAGAACGAAGGCGATTTCATCTGCGCCGCTGAGAAAATAACCCCCGAGATTGTCAATTTCATGGCTACCCACGGTCGGGGCTTGATTTGCACGCCCCTCACAGAGGAACGCTGCGATGAACTTGGCCTGGAACTGATGGTAGGCCGAAACACTGCGCTGCACGCCACGCCGTTCACCGTAAGCGTGGATTTGCTGGGTCACGGCTGTACCACGGGTATCTCGGCGAGTGACCGGGCGAAGACCATTTTAGCCTTGGCCGACCCTGCCACAGATCCAGCCTCACTAGGCAAACCCGGCCACATTTTCCCGTTGCGCGCGCGCAAAGAAGGCGTGATTAGAAGAGCAGGCCATACAGAGGCAGCCGTTGATTTGGCCATGTTGGCCGGTTTAGCTCCCGCCGGCGTGCTGGTGGAAATCATGAACGAAGACGGCACCATGGCCCGCATGCCAGACCTGGAGAAAGTAGCCGAACGCTTCGATCTTAAACTCATTTCCATCAAAGACCTCATCACCTACCGCCTGCAGAAGGAAAGCCTGATTGAGCGCGAGATTGCCGTGGAACTGCCTACATCCTGGGGGAATTTTGACTTATACGCCTACACCCAGCGCAGCAATCAAGCCAAGCATCTTGCCTTGGTCAAAGGCACGTTTGAACCCGGCGAGCCGGTGCTGGTGCGGGTGCATTCGTCTTGCGTGACCGGTGACATCTTTGGGTCTTGCCGTTGTGACTGCGGACCGCAGCTGCACCGCGCCATGGAGCGCATTGAGCAGGAAGGAAAAGGCGTGCTGGTCTACATGAACCAGGAAGGCCGCGGCATCGGGCTACTGAACAAACTCAAAGCCTATAAACTGCAGGAACAGGGCTTAGATACCGTAGAGGCCAACCTGCAGTTGGGTTTCGGGACCGACGAACGCGATTACGGCGTGGGCGCGCAGATTCTCAGAGATTTGGGCGTGACCAAGATGCGGCTGCTTTCTAACAACCCCAGAAAGCGCACCGGCCTTATTGGCTACGGCCTGGAGATTGTGGAACAGGTGCCCATTGAAATTGTGCCCAATGAACACAACCAGCGCTACCTCACTACCAAACGCGACAAAATGGGCCATACCATCCTTAAATAG
- a CDS encoding ABC transporter ATP-binding protein — MATVLDIQGLRKRYGSVHALDQLSIQVPQGSIYGLLGPNGSGKTTTLGIVLDVINASGGSYTWFGQPTGKDTKRRIGALLETPNFYPYLNGEQNLRIVADIKRVDHRHIARSLEMVGLGARKGTAFKGYSLGMKQRLAIGAALLGDPEVLVLDEPTNGLDPEGIAEVRQLILSIAAQGKTIILASHLLDEVEKVCTHMAVLRSGKLKAQGTVASIMVTNDLVFISGGAEAAQLLEMARALPFVKDARLVQEQVQLSLQDGTTSSDLNRAFFDRGIALGQLTVRKKSLESQFMEIIKADTAL; from the coding sequence TTGGCAACCGTATTAGACATTCAGGGGCTGCGCAAGCGCTACGGCAGCGTGCACGCCCTGGACCAATTGAGCATACAAGTGCCGCAGGGCAGCATCTACGGGCTCCTGGGCCCAAACGGAAGCGGCAAAACCACCACTCTGGGCATTGTGCTGGATGTGATTAACGCCTCGGGCGGAAGTTACACATGGTTTGGCCAACCCACCGGCAAAGACACCAAACGCCGCATTGGCGCGCTGCTGGAAACGCCCAACTTCTACCCCTACCTCAACGGCGAACAGAACCTGCGCATTGTAGCCGACATTAAACGTGTGGACCACCGCCACATTGCCAGATCATTAGAAATGGTGGGCTTGGGCGCCCGCAAAGGCACGGCGTTCAAAGGGTATTCGTTGGGCATGAAACAACGGTTGGCCATCGGCGCAGCCTTATTGGGTGACCCCGAGGTGTTGGTCTTAGACGAACCCACCAACGGACTGGACCCAGAAGGCATCGCCGAGGTTCGGCAGTTAATCCTTTCCATTGCCGCGCAGGGGAAAACCATCATTCTGGCCAGTCATTTGCTGGACGAGGTGGAGAAAGTCTGCACGCACATGGCCGTTCTTCGCAGCGGAAAACTCAAAGCGCAGGGCACGGTGGCTTCCATCATGGTCACCAACGACCTGGTGTTCATCAGCGGCGGCGCCGAAGCGGCACAACTGCTGGAAATGGCGCGCGCGCTGCCTTTTGTAAAAGACGCCCGCCTGGTGCAGGAGCAGGTGCAACTTTCTTTGCAGGACGGCACCACCAGTTCAGACCTCAACCGCGCCTTCTTTGATCGGGGCATTGCCCTGGGCCAACTCACCGTGCGCAAGAAAAGCCTGGAAAGCCAATTCATGGAAATCATTAAAGCCGATACCGCCCTATGA
- a CDS encoding M14 family metallopeptidase, translated as MFLNLLTAFSLLLSPTQKPDWQTPYEKSNKTQTATYQECIAYYERLDQAYPEIKMMPIGMTDAGKPLHTVVLSTDQDFDPISIHKKGKTVILVQNGIHPGEPEGIDATMMLARDLMLNKNLRKQLDNVVVVIIPIYNVGGALNRNSHTRTNQNGPESYGFRGNARNLDLNRDFIKEDSKNAQTFATIFRTWDPEVFVDNHTSNGADYQYTMTLIPTQHNKLGGELGKLLKQQMLPALYKGMEKRKWPLVPYVNSRGETPETGIFGFNDMPRYASGYTTLFQTLGFIPETHMLKSFDKRVASTYDLMLEFLDYTAKNGKAIQAARAQDRAAVQTQQEFALNWTADTTQVETIQFKGFEAKYKPSEVSGLERLYYDRNAPFTRPVKFFDTFRPTLSVSKPVAYIIPQAWSEVIERLQQNQVALKRLQKDTVLTPETYYITDYKTGQRPYEGHYLHTDVQVRKAQQPIQYYAGDYVVYLNQVSNRFLVEVLEPQAPDSYFAWNFFDSVLGQKEHFSAYVFEDLAAQYLTQDPKLKAALDAAKAKDPALAKSAQAQLNFIYRKTPHYETTHNRYPVARWLGGALPVK; from the coding sequence ATGTTCCTGAACCTGCTGACCGCTTTCAGCCTACTCCTTTCCCCCACGCAAAAACCCGACTGGCAGACGCCTTACGAGAAAAGCAACAAAACCCAGACCGCCACTTACCAGGAGTGCATTGCCTATTATGAACGTCTGGACCAGGCATACCCAGAGATTAAAATGATGCCCATCGGGATGACCGATGCCGGCAAACCATTGCACACGGTAGTACTTTCCACGGACCAAGATTTCGACCCGATTTCTATTCATAAGAAAGGCAAAACGGTCATTCTGGTGCAGAACGGCATTCATCCGGGTGAACCCGAAGGCATTGACGCCACCATGATGCTGGCGCGTGACCTGATGCTGAATAAGAACCTGAGAAAGCAGTTGGACAACGTGGTAGTGGTGATAATTCCTATCTACAACGTGGGCGGGGCTCTCAACAGAAATAGCCACACGCGCACCAACCAGAATGGCCCAGAAAGCTACGGTTTCAGGGGAAACGCTCGCAACTTAGATTTGAACCGAGATTTTATCAAGGAAGACTCCAAAAACGCCCAGACCTTCGCCACTATTTTCCGGACCTGGGACCCTGAGGTGTTCGTGGACAACCACACCAGCAACGGCGCCGATTACCAGTACACCATGACCTTGATTCCCACGCAGCACAACAAACTGGGCGGCGAATTGGGCAAACTTCTGAAACAGCAGATGCTGCCCGCGCTCTACAAAGGCATGGAGAAACGCAAATGGCCTCTGGTGCCGTACGTGAATTCGCGCGGCGAAACGCCGGAAACAGGCATTTTCGGCTTCAATGACATGCCCCGCTACGCCAGCGGCTACACCACGCTGTTCCAAACCCTGGGTTTTATTCCGGAGACGCACATGCTCAAGTCTTTTGACAAACGTGTGGCCTCTACCTATGACCTGATGCTGGAATTCCTGGATTACACCGCCAAAAACGGAAAAGCCATACAGGCCGCTAGAGCCCAAGATCGCGCCGCGGTGCAAACCCAGCAGGAATTTGCCTTGAACTGGACGGCCGACACCACACAGGTAGAAACCATCCAGTTTAAAGGCTTTGAGGCGAAGTACAAACCCAGCGAAGTCAGTGGCCTGGAGCGCCTGTACTATGACCGCAACGCGCCTTTTACCAGACCAGTGAAATTCTTTGACACGTTTCGCCCTACGCTTTCGGTGAGCAAGCCGGTAGCCTACATCATTCCGCAGGCCTGGTCTGAGGTCATTGAGCGCCTGCAGCAGAACCAGGTAGCGTTGAAGCGCCTGCAAAAAGACACCGTGCTCACGCCAGAAACCTATTACATCACTGACTACAAAACCGGTCAGCGTCCCTATGAAGGCCATTATTTGCACACAGACGTACAGGTGCGAAAAGCGCAGCAGCCCATTCAATACTACGCCGGTGATTACGTGGTCTACCTGAACCAAGTGAGCAACCGTTTTCTGGTGGAAGTGCTGGAACCGCAAGCCCCGGACTCGTACTTCGCGTGGAATTTCTTTGACTCGGTGCTGGGCCAGAAAGAACATTTCTCGGCTTACGTGTTTGAGGATTTGGCCGCGCAGTACCTCACCCAAGACCCTAAACTGAAAGCTGCGCTGGATGCCGCCAAAGCCAAAGATCCCGCCCTGGCCAAAAGCGCCCAGGCCCAACTCAACTTCATTTACCGCAAAACGCCGCACTATGAAACCACGCACAACCGTTACCCCGTGGCGCGTTGGCTGGGTGGCGCCTTGCCGGTGAAGTAA